Genomic window (Paenibacillus sp. PK3_47):
GGCAGCAGCTGTTAAGCAACCGCTACAGTCAAAATTATACTATTGCCAGAGCAGGGTGGGGTGCAGACTATAATGACCCTTCAGCGATGCTGGGGATTTTCACTTCAGAAAGCCCTGACAACGATTCAGGCTGGAGCAGCCCGCAGTATGACAGTTATGTTGCCCAGGCTAAAGCTGTATCCGACCCCGCCAAGCGTAACGCGCTGTATGCCAAGGCCGAAAAGCTGCTGATCGATGACATGGTTATCCTTCCGCTCTATTATTACGTTGCTGATGTCCTGCACAAGCCGGAAGTCAAAAATGTATACTTGGATTACGACGGCAATATTATTTTTTCGCGGGGATACATTCAGTAGGCTAAACGGTGTCACAACTTCCTTCCGCTGATCGTCATGTATGCATCAGAGCGGAAAGGGTTGAAGGATATGCCGGATAATCAGAGCAATAACGGGCAGCCATGGGATGTAATCATTGTCGGAGCAGGAATTGCGGGATTAACATCATCCATATTTTTGGCTCAGGGAGGGCTCAGCGTTTTGCTGCTCGACAAAGGGTCACAGCCCGGAGGCAGAGCGGCTTCGACCGGGATGGCTTCCGCCAGCGTTAATCTGGGTGCGCATGCGCTTTTCAAAAGCGGACTGGCAATTTTGCAGGAAGCGGGGGCAGTGCCCGCAGGATCGGTGCCGGGACCGCCGGATACCTTCGTTTTTAAGGGGGAAGACGGCGGGAGTATAGCGTTTCCCCTGTCCCGGCTCCTGCTCGGTTCTTTCCTGAAGTGGCATGAAAAAACAGAGCTTATCCGCTTCTACAGCCGTCTGCGCAGAACCGATACCTCACGGCTGCAGGCTGTTACCCTGCAGGCTTACCTGGAATCGCAAATCTCCAGTATGCGGGTGCGCAGCGCCCTGCTTGCACTTGTACGAGTATCCACGTACTGCGATGCGCCCGGGCTGATCAGTGCAGGCGCTGTGATTGAGCAGCTTAAGCACGGGCAGGTATTATACGTGGACGGGGGCTGGCAGACCCTCGTGAAGCAGCTGACGAATCATGCGCGCAAGGCAGGCGTATCCATCCGTACGGGTTCACCTGTAAGTAAAATTACCGGCAGCCATCCCGAAATGACTGTATTTTTAAAAGATGGAACACAGCTGAACAGCCGTTATGTCATCTCTACAGCCGGCCCCAAGGACACCCTCGCTATGCTTGATCCGGCGCTGGAGGCGGAGGAGGCTGCAGTCTATAATAAGCTGATTCCTGTTCATGCTGCCTGCCTGGATCTGGTGATGCCGGAAATTCCCCGGCCCAGGACCAGATTTGTATTAGGTGCAGATTACCCGTGGTATTACTCTAATCATTCTGCTGCTGCAGTATTGTCGGAGGATCCAACCCTGGCTGTGGTTCATGTCATGAAGTACCTGCCGCCGTCCGGAGCGGATGACCCTGCAAGTGATAGGGTGGAGCTGGAAGGATTCCTCGACCTTATCCAGCCGGGCTGGCGCAGCCATGTGATTAAGCAGCGTTACCTGCCGAGGATGCTTGTCTCCCATGCGGCCGTAACCGCAGAGGGCGGCGGTACCGCAGGCAGACCCGGGGTTGCAGTTGCAGGAAGGCCGGGATTGTATGTTGCCGGGGACTGGGCAGGTCCGGTTGGAATGCTGGTGAATGCTTCACTCCACAGCGCCAGGCAAGCCGCCCGCAGTATACTTGCCATTCGTGAGGTAGGTAAATAAGAAGATAAAGAAGGGGTGTACTGTGGAGCTTGATTCCGTATACCGTTCTTACAGGCCGCTGCTGCTGTCCATCGCATACCGGATGCTCGGGTCGGTTACACAGGCCGAGGATCTGGTACAGGACGCGTTCGTAACGATACAGCAACTGGTCAGCGGTAAGGATAAGGATGGCAATCCCATCCTTAATATGAAGTCATACTTGTGCAAGATCGTTACAAACCGCTGTCTCGATTATCTGAAATCCGCGCATAACCAAAGGGAATTGTATGTGGGTCCCTGGCTGCCTGAACCTCTTGTTCAGCATTATGCTGTGGATGGAATCCCACCCTCCGCCGCAGGCCGGGACCCTCTTCAAACAGTTATGCTGGAAGATACGGTTTCGTACGCATTCCTTGTCCTGCTTCACCGGTTAACTCCGGTGGAGCGGGCGGTATTTATTCTTCGTGAAGCTTTTGATTATGATTACAGCGATATTGCGGAATTTGTTAACAAGACAGAAGCGGGATGCCGCAAAATCTACAGCCGTCTCAAACAAAAAATTCAGACTGAACCGCCTGCCGGGCTGAAGACCAGCGGGCAGTCTGACCAGCTGGTCCTCCGATTCCTCCATGCAGCCTCCACAGGTGACATGGAGGGGCTTTTATCCATTCTATCCGAGGATATTGTGCTGTACAGCGACGGGGGCGGAAAGGTCACGGCAGCCGTCCGGCCGGTGGCTTCAAGCCAGCGTGTTCTGGCTTTTATACAAGGCCTGGTCTCCAAAGGGAACGGCGCCGGTGCCGTGCGTCTTGTACAGGTAAACGGACAGTTAGGATTCGTGGTGAGCAGTTCCTCCGAGCCCTTCCCGACAGTTGTCAGCTTCTTTTGCAGCGACAACCGGGTTCAGGAGATTTATCTTCTGCGCAATCCGGAGAAGCTCCGGCATTTACGCTTAGGGCCGGATCACGAATGATCCGGCTGTTTTTTCTTCTTTTTTCTCTTTCTGATCATGATGACGATAAACAGCAGTAAAGGAAGGGCCAGCTGGAATACAGGAGATACGTAATTCAGCACTTCACCGCGGCCTACCTGAATGTGATGGGTGTAGTTGGGAGACAAAAAAGCTAACCCGTACAGTAGCACTGCCACTGGGATCACCCATTTTTTGTAGCCCACCCCGGTAATTCTCTCCAGCCCTATTACAGCCCCGCTGAAGAAAGCGGCAATCTTGATACCCAATCCAAGGAACAGAAGCAGCGTGAACAGGGCATCCATCCGTTCCAATATTTCCGCCAGGTCGATCATCTGCACAGTTTCAAGCAGCGGGAGCGTGCTGTAGGCAGCGAGCTTGGGGCCCATAACAAATATAATCAGCTGATTAATAAAGGTTAGGGAAAGGGCAGTGGCCAGATAGGACAAGATAACGGTCTTAATAAGATTTCCGTCCTTATGTACATGAGGATAGAACACCAGGAACAATACGACCTGGCCGAAAGGAAAGGAAATAATTTCGGGTACCGCTGCCCGGAACACCGGAGTCCACCCGTTCTCCAAAACAGGCAGAGAAAGTTCATAATGAAAAAGACCAGTGGCCGGAATTAACACACTGATCAAGAGATAGCCGAATATCATCAGCGGAAAAAGCATCATGCACATGAGGAACAGTACTTTGTACCCGTACCGGACCGTATTGGAGATCACCAAAATTGCTATAACCGCAATAATCCATACGGAGGTATTGTTAAGCAAAGTCAGCACGGTCACTTCGCTCAGATCACGCAGATTACGCGAAGCCTCATAGGTGAAATAAATAACAAACAGCAGATTCAGCAGGCAGCCTAAATATTTTCCTGTGAACCGCCTGAATAACATGAACAGATCCAGCTTCGGCTCCTGCCGGTGTATCGCCAGATGCAGCAGCAGAAGCAGCAGGCCGCCGAGCGCGCCGATGAGCATGGCCAGCCAGGCATCCTGCTTTGCTTCACCCCCAATTAGAAACAAGGTAGTGCTCCCTACTTCAAAAAGAGAGAGAGTCACAGCCAGCTCTGATACACGCAGTGTACTCCGGTTCATTTATGGTCTCACCCCCATCTAATTGTCTTTATTGCTCTCCAAGCAGCTTGTTGAAGGAAGCCTGGAGCAGTCCAGGCTGGATAAGGTTCACCTTAACGCTAATATCAATATCCATTTCAGCTAAAGCTTCAGGCCAGCTGCCCTTGATTTCCTTCCAGTCCCCGGGATGCTTCCGGTGGATGTTATTTCCGATGCCGGCAAGATCCAGGTTCAATTTCTGCATCCCGTTCCAGCCCTCCAGAATCTGGGCTTCAATGCGCTCTTCGGCCTCCCGCTGCAGGACTTTTAGCCCCTGGGCAGTGGTTATATCTTCATCAGATGTGGTTTCCGTAATCTCTGCATTAACTTTAACATTTACACGCAGGGTGTAGTGCTCCGGTCCTTTTATCGGGGTAATCTTCACCTTCGCTTTGCGGACCAGAAAAGCGGTGATTTCTCCTTTGCTGTTTTCGCTGCTAAGGGTGGTCGACTGCACACGGTCATTCAGCCAGTTAAGTCCCAGGCTCTCATTCCGGCTCAAAGTCCCTACCTGCTTGTCCTTGTAAAAAACAGCCAGACGGGATAATTTTTTGGTACCGGCAGGTGCGGTTTCTTTATAAATATCAATAGATTCCAGCGTATCACCGAGACCTTCAATAGATAACTCCGGCACGCCTGCAGCAGCGCTATCCGAGCTGATTTGAAGCGCCAGCTGGTGGACAGACATGGAAGGGTAGTACGAGGATAACTGGGCATTTCTCTGCAAAATATTGGCCAATGCCTGTCCGGGAAGCTTCTCCGGGGGAATCAGCACCTTCAGGCAGTCACTGGCTTTTCCGTCTGTGACGAACACTTTTACCGTTTCCCGGGCATCCGGATTACGGTAGTAATTGTCGAGGATTTCTCCAATACCCGCTTCTGCTGCTTCTTTGCCGATGATAACCACATTGGTATGGGCAAAATACAGCTTCCGCGGGTGTTCTATACTGCTGGCCGCTACAGCTTCTCTAATACTTCTGCCTTTGGTGGAGAACGTATGGATGGCAGATTGCGATCCTCCGCTGCCTGCGGAGCCGCTACCGGCAGTCATTGCCGAAGGAACGATCACCTGGTAGCTAATTGTCCAGTCGCCTTTGTGCCCATCGTACCCCGTGGCTGTCGTTATCCCCAGCTCATTAAGCTCTATGCGGTTTCCGCACCCTGTAAGGAACAGAAACAGGATGGACGGGATAAAGAATGCCCGGAACAGGCGCATGTCAATCCCTCCCTTGCTCTTGTGGATCGGTCTCTTTCATACTGCTGATAATATTGTTGGAGCCCGCAGGATACTGATGGGAAGCCTGTCTGGTTCGGTTCGGGCCGGATTTCGTATGAGGCCGTGTCTTCATGGCCCACCAGGGAACTCTGAGCACGAGATCTTTCATATTAGACTTGTAGAACGGGCTGTAAGGAGTCATATAATCCACCCCGAAGGACTGAAGGGAGACCAGATGCGCCAATACCGGAATTACCCCCACGAGAATCCCGAACAATCCCAGTGTCCCGGCCAGAACCATCAGAAAAAAACGCAGCAGCCGGACCGAGGTAGCCATGCTGAAGTATGGAATCACAAAGTTTGAGATCGCCGTAAAAGCAACCACAATGACCATTGCACCGGAGACCAGTCCGGCCTCTACTGCAGCCTGCCCGATGACCAGCGCCCCTACAATGGAGATGGCTGGTCCGATCGCCCGGGGCATCCGTACACCGGCCTCCCGGATGACCTCAAACGTCAATTCCATAGCCAAAGCTTCAAGCAGCGCCGGAAACGGCGAGCTTTCACGCTGGGCGGCCAGTGTCACCAGCATAGTAGTAGGGATCATTTCCTGCTGGAATGTAGTCAGCGCAATAAATACAGAAGGAAGCAGCAAAGAAATGAAAAACGAAATCATCCGGATAATCCGTAAAAAAGAGGAGATATCAT
Coding sequences:
- a CDS encoding Ger(x)C family spore germination protein yields the protein MRLFRAFFIPSILFLFLTGCGNRIELNELGITTATGYDGHKGDWTISYQVIVPSAMTAGSGSAGSGGSQSAIHTFSTKGRSIREAVAASSIEHPRKLYFAHTNVVIIGKEAAEAGIGEILDNYYRNPDARETVKVFVTDGKASDCLKVLIPPEKLPGQALANILQRNAQLSSYYPSMSVHQLALQISSDSAAAGVPELSIEGLGDTLESIDIYKETAPAGTKKLSRLAVFYKDKQVGTLSRNESLGLNWLNDRVQSTTLSSENSKGEITAFLVRKAKVKITPIKGPEHYTLRVNVKVNAEITETTSDEDITTAQGLKVLQREAEERIEAQILEGWNGMQKLNLDLAGIGNNIHRKHPGDWKEIKGSWPEALAEMDIDISVKVNLIQPGLLQASFNKLLGEQ
- a CDS encoding RNA polymerase sigma-70 factor, yielding MELDSVYRSYRPLLLSIAYRMLGSVTQAEDLVQDAFVTIQQLVSGKDKDGNPILNMKSYLCKIVTNRCLDYLKSAHNQRELYVGPWLPEPLVQHYAVDGIPPSAAGRDPLQTVMLEDTVSYAFLVLLHRLTPVERAVFILREAFDYDYSDIAEFVNKTEAGCRKIYSRLKQKIQTEPPAGLKTSGQSDQLVLRFLHAASTGDMEGLLSILSEDIVLYSDGGGKVTAAVRPVASSQRVLAFIQGLVSKGNGAGAVRLVQVNGQLGFVVSSSSEPFPTVVSFFCSDNRVQEIYLLRNPEKLRHLRLGPDHE
- a CDS encoding NAD(P)/FAD-dependent oxidoreductase, whose product is MYASERKGLKDMPDNQSNNGQPWDVIIVGAGIAGLTSSIFLAQGGLSVLLLDKGSQPGGRAASTGMASASVNLGAHALFKSGLAILQEAGAVPAGSVPGPPDTFVFKGEDGGSIAFPLSRLLLGSFLKWHEKTELIRFYSRLRRTDTSRLQAVTLQAYLESQISSMRVRSALLALVRVSTYCDAPGLISAGAVIEQLKHGQVLYVDGGWQTLVKQLTNHARKAGVSIRTGSPVSKITGSHPEMTVFLKDGTQLNSRYVISTAGPKDTLAMLDPALEAEEAAVYNKLIPVHAACLDLVMPEIPRPRTRFVLGADYPWYYSNHSAAAVLSEDPTLAVVHVMKYLPPSGADDPASDRVELEGFLDLIQPGWRSHVIKQRYLPRMLVSHAAVTAEGGGTAGRPGVAVAGRPGLYVAGDWAGPVGMLVNASLHSARQAARSILAIREVGK
- a CDS encoding endospore germination permease, producing the protein MNRSTLRVSELAVTLSLFEVGSTTLFLIGGEAKQDAWLAMLIGALGGLLLLLLHLAIHRQEPKLDLFMLFRRFTGKYLGCLLNLLFVIYFTYEASRNLRDLSEVTVLTLLNNTSVWIIAVIAILVISNTVRYGYKVLFLMCMMLFPLMIFGYLLISVLIPATGLFHYELSLPVLENGWTPVFRAAVPEIISFPFGQVVLFLVFYPHVHKDGNLIKTVILSYLATALSLTFINQLIIFVMGPKLAAYSTLPLLETVQMIDLAEILERMDALFTLLLFLGLGIKIAAFFSGAVIGLERITGVGYKKWVIPVAVLLYGLAFLSPNYTHHIQVGRGEVLNYVSPVFQLALPLLLFIVIMIRKRKKKKKQPDHS